A window from Kovacikia minuta CCNUW1 encodes these proteins:
- a CDS encoding cation:proton antiporter, which translates to MKLDTVVLVLIQILIVIGLSRLMGLGFRRIKQPLVIGEIVAGIMLGPSLLGLLAPELATALFPPATIPYLGVLSQIGLIFFMFLIGLELDPKYLKNQLDVAILTSHVSILVPFSLGTLLALLLYPLVSNGSVSFTAFALFLGAAMSITAFPVLARIITENNLQGSRLGTLALTCAAVDDVTAWCVLALAIAVARNSSLDALRTVVLSLVYIGLMVTIGRKFLKSLATHYNRTGRLTQFVLAAIYMGVVLSALITELIGIHLIFGAFLLGAVMPKHAGLTRELAQKTEDFVLTFLLPIFFAYSGLRTQIGLLNSPVLWLLCGLVVAVAISGKYFGTYVAARFSGIEKREASALGWLMNTRGLTELIVLNIGLSLNVISPLLFTMLVIMALVTTFMTSPLLEWTYPKRLIRQDIIQPLESDAEPAYRILVPIANPTTQKGLIQLAVAIALGDSPLFTDSSISAAVYPLSLIELNEDYAFASTPAEANRLIAERQAQVREVLDTLDLPHMRSIVHPIVRVATDVAQETNRIGELDQTDLILMGWHRPAFSKNRLGGRVGQILSTARTDVAVFVDRQHLKLEHILVPYTPNIHNDLGLEIALRLLVNSKDCTLTILRITQEHRGDDFSHEFQTLLDHLPDSVQQRIHIPQVEAENPIEAVVKASETADLTIAGASREWGLERQTLGFYTDELAVRCHSSLLITRRYNRVTSHLSSVLMAQESADLPKPGEPEVNA; encoded by the coding sequence ATGAAACTTGATACTGTTGTCCTTGTTCTCATCCAAATCCTGATAGTCATTGGGCTATCCCGCCTAATGGGTCTGGGTTTCCGGCGGATTAAGCAGCCGCTTGTGATCGGTGAAATTGTTGCTGGGATTATGCTGGGACCATCCCTACTGGGGTTGTTGGCTCCAGAGCTGGCGACGGCACTGTTTCCACCCGCAACCATTCCGTATCTGGGGGTTCTATCCCAGATCGGGCTAATTTTCTTCATGTTTTTGATTGGGCTGGAACTGGACCCTAAATACCTCAAGAACCAGTTGGATGTGGCGATACTAACCTCCCATGTCAGTATCTTGGTGCCGTTTTCCTTGGGCACCCTGCTGGCGCTGTTGCTGTATCCGTTAGTGTCGAATGGGAGTGTATCATTTACTGCTTTTGCGTTGTTTCTGGGAGCTGCAATGTCGATTACGGCATTTCCGGTTCTGGCACGCATTATTACGGAAAACAACCTGCAAGGGTCGCGCCTGGGAACGCTGGCACTGACCTGTGCGGCGGTGGATGATGTGACTGCCTGGTGTGTGTTGGCGTTGGCGATCGCCGTTGCCCGCAACAGTAGCCTGGATGCCCTACGTACCGTTGTCCTGTCCCTGGTTTACATTGGGTTGATGGTGACGATCGGGCGCAAATTCCTGAAAAGCCTGGCAACCCATTACAACCGCACCGGACGGTTGACCCAATTTGTTCTGGCAGCCATTTACATGGGGGTTGTGCTCTCTGCCCTGATTACGGAATTAATTGGGATTCACCTGATTTTTGGTGCCTTTTTGCTGGGGGCAGTCATGCCCAAACATGCAGGATTGACACGGGAGTTGGCGCAAAAAACGGAGGATTTTGTCCTCACATTTCTGTTGCCAATTTTCTTTGCCTACAGTGGGCTGCGGACTCAGATTGGGTTGCTCAACAGCCCAGTTCTTTGGCTATTGTGTGGATTAGTGGTGGCAGTGGCGATCTCTGGCAAATATTTCGGAACCTACGTGGCCGCTCGATTTAGTGGCATCGAAAAACGGGAAGCATCCGCCCTGGGTTGGTTAATGAACACGCGGGGGCTAACTGAACTGATTGTGCTCAATATCGGGTTGAGTTTGAATGTGATCTCGCCGCTGCTGTTCACAATGCTGGTGATTATGGCACTGGTGACCACGTTTATGACCTCCCCGCTGCTGGAATGGACCTATCCCAAACGGCTGATCCGGCAAGATATTATCCAGCCGCTGGAAAGTGATGCAGAACCCGCTTACCGAATTTTGGTGCCGATCGCAAATCCCACCACCCAAAAGGGATTAATTCAACTGGCAGTGGCGATTGCTCTTGGCGATTCTCCCCTATTCACAGACTCCTCCATTTCGGCAGCTGTTTACCCCCTCAGTTTGATCGAGCTAAACGAGGATTATGCCTTTGCCAGCACTCCGGCTGAAGCGAATCGTCTGATTGCTGAACGGCAGGCACAGGTGCGCGAAGTCCTTGATACCCTTGATTTGCCTCATATGAGGTCGATCGTGCACCCCATTGTGCGCGTTGCGACGGATGTGGCACAGGAAACCAACCGGATTGGTGAATTGGATCAAACTGACCTGATCCTGATGGGTTGGCACCGTCCAGCATTTAGCAAAAACCGTCTGGGTGGACGAGTGGGGCAAATTCTTAGCACTGCCAGAACGGATGTGGCTGTGTTTGTCGATCGGCAGCATCTTAAGTTAGAACATATCCTTGTTCCCTATACGCCTAATATTCACAACGATTTGGGCCTGGAAATTGCCCTCAGGCTGCTGGTCAATAGCAAAGATTGCACCCTGACGATTTTACGTATCACCCAGGAGCATCGGGGAGATGACTTTAGCCACGAGTTCCAGACACTTTTGGATCATCTGCCCGACTCGGTTCAGCAGCGAATTCACATTCCCCAGGTAGAAGCAGAGAATCCGATTGAGGCAGTGGTGAAGGCGTCGGAAACTGCTGATCTGACCATTGCGGGAGCCAGTCGGGAATGGGGACTCGAACGCCAAACCCTAGGTTTCTATACGGATGAACTGGCGGTCCGGTGTCATTCATCGCTACTCATTACGCGCCGCTACAACCGTGTTACCTCCCACCTTTCCTCGGTCTTGATGGCGCAGGAGTCAGCGGACCTTCCCAAACCTGGAGAACCAGAGGTGAACGCATGA
- a CDS encoding response regulator transcription factor, protein MPRILVIDDDPAISELVAVNLEMAGYDVSQAPDGVKGQAMALQIQPDLIMLDLMLPKVDGFTVCQRLRRDERTADIPVLMLTALGQTQNKVDGFNAGADDYLTKPFEIEEMLARVRALLRRTDRIPQAAKHSEILNYGPLTLVPERFEAIWFDQTVKLTHLEFELLHCLLQRHGQTVSPSEILKEVWGYDPDNDIETIRVHVRHLRTKLEPDPRHPRYIKTVYGAGYCLELPAVTSSDDEESLAG, encoded by the coding sequence ATGCCTCGGATACTCGTCATAGACGATGACCCCGCAATTTCGGAACTCGTAGCCGTGAACTTGGAAATGGCTGGCTATGATGTCAGCCAAGCGCCCGATGGCGTCAAAGGTCAGGCAATGGCTTTGCAGATTCAGCCCGATCTGATCATGCTAGACCTGATGCTGCCAAAAGTGGATGGGTTCACTGTCTGCCAACGGTTGCGGCGAGATGAACGCACAGCCGATATTCCTGTCCTAATGTTAACGGCGTTGGGACAAACTCAGAATAAAGTGGATGGCTTCAACGCAGGTGCCGACGATTACCTAACCAAACCCTTTGAAATTGAGGAGATGCTGGCACGGGTACGCGCCTTGCTACGGCGTACCGATCGCATCCCCCAGGCAGCAAAACACAGCGAAATCCTCAACTATGGTCCTTTGACTCTAGTGCCAGAGCGGTTTGAGGCGATCTGGTTTGACCAAACGGTGAAGTTGACCCATTTAGAATTTGAGCTGCTCCACTGCTTGTTGCAACGACACGGGCAAACCGTATCACCCAGCGAAATTTTGAAGGAGGTTTGGGGATACGACCCAGATAATGATATTGAAACCATCCGGGTTCATGTGCGCCACCTGAGAACAAAACTAGAACCCGATCCTCGCCATCCTCGCTATATTAAAACCGTGTACGGTGCGGGCTATTGTTTGGAATTGCCTGCCGTCACAAGTTCCGATGATGAAGAGTCGTTGGCAGGGTAG
- a CDS encoding 1-acyl-sn-glycerol-3-phosphate acyltransferase, with translation MTVPSYRFTWFDWLCLWYPPGWLILFNRHWQHYKADPEGWNWLEYGLFLIPGGFYLALAIRWLRLGERAPHPQKIEPDPNYQRLFQEEILAPIVKHYFRGTLTQLENLPTEGPLIVAMNHTGMCFPWDFVGLGLLLSQQRGWFVQPLAHPIFFDHPWLVWWLPQGWAQVLGGVRAERQSFEAAIADKTILLYAPEGWRGLAKGWQQRYQLAAFDPSFIRLSLRYQVPILPVVCMGSEYLHPLTFNVKRLALWFKLPMFPISPLILPFLLFPSMGVWAMRTRLNYQIQPLWKPWEQDRADGEVEREDGEKLPRHTKTYRMAEELRSHLQGTINHLKNALV, from the coding sequence ATGACCGTTCCTTCTTACCGCTTTACCTGGTTCGATTGGCTTTGTCTATGGTATCCCCCCGGTTGGCTGATCCTATTCAATCGCCACTGGCAGCACTACAAAGCTGACCCAGAGGGATGGAATTGGCTGGAGTACGGTTTATTTCTGATACCCGGAGGCTTTTATTTAGCTCTGGCAATTCGCTGGTTGAGATTAGGGGAGAGGGCACCGCATCCCCAAAAGATTGAACCAGACCCTAATTACCAGCGATTGTTCCAGGAAGAAATTCTTGCCCCGATCGTAAAGCACTATTTTCGAGGAACATTGACCCAGCTCGAGAACTTGCCAACAGAGGGACCACTCATTGTGGCGATGAATCACACGGGTATGTGCTTTCCCTGGGATTTTGTAGGATTAGGGTTACTCTTGAGTCAGCAGCGCGGGTGGTTTGTGCAACCGCTGGCACACCCCATTTTTTTCGATCATCCCTGGCTAGTCTGGTGGTTGCCCCAGGGTTGGGCACAGGTTTTGGGGGGGGTTCGGGCAGAACGGCAGAGCTTTGAGGCAGCGATCGCGGATAAAACGATCTTGCTCTATGCTCCAGAAGGTTGGCGAGGGTTAGCCAAAGGCTGGCAACAGCGCTATCAGCTTGCCGCATTTGATCCCAGCTTCATTCGCCTTAGCTTGCGTTACCAGGTGCCCATTCTACCTGTGGTTTGTATGGGCAGCGAATATCTGCATCCATTGACGTTTAATGTCAAACGATTGGCACTGTGGTTCAAGCTGCCCATGTTCCCCATTTCCCCCCTGATCCTGCCGTTTTTGCTGTTTCCCTCAATGGGGGTATGGGCAATGCGAACCCGGTTGAATTACCAAATTCAACCGCTCTGGAAACCCTGGGAGCAGGACAGAGCGGACGGGGAGGTGGAGCGGGAAGATGGGGAAAAACTTCCACGGCATACGAAGACCTATCGGATGGCAGAGGAGTTGCGATCGCACCTTCAGGGGACAATTAACCATTTAAAAAATGCTCTTGTGTGA
- a CDS encoding GAF domain-containing protein, protein MLIVEDVQADAELIFLALEAANIEFDYAVTDSLGNFQQLLSEQPWDVVLADYRLKGFTAYQVLEVLQQLGRQIPLILVTGSLGEEAAVDCIKAGMTDYVLKDRLFRLPMVLERSLREFDLNRQQQLAMAQIHQQAQREAIINRIVQAMRETLVLDEVLQTTVNLLQEALQTTGCAILRPEQTCAEIAVRYVSEATLEKEIFSGVRCTVCNYYKPAMEQGNTVAFSQVEQIPELTARDFAVQLGVRSALITPLAYQQNFFGAICLMQCDREREWTADETSMVRAIADQCAIAIHQTQLFGQVQQQAKQEQLLNQIGRALNSSLDPNYILQKIVNLTGECFGVDRVIIFAIQSNQIRITHEWRATDRIVSMLDFAAPISGWPDLIDPATHTFSPEPFHAPNYATVQSTPARQDILYKRQTLSLLSVPIFIRDQFFGGVDLHTTTTYRSFSQDEIHLLQRIADQAAIALYNAQSYERMEQLVQERTYELEQEKRLSDAANRTKSEFLANMSHELRTPLTGILGFSSLLLKQIFGPLTPKQQQYIENITSCGEHLLALINDLLDLSKVEAGREELFLESVDVREISEICISSIQAQADKQGLQLVLEIASDITTCTADHRRLKQILLNLLSNAVKFTEAGGVTLAIERRGESGVRSQEPEGEKAEGNPWRERSIERGQRVEGERDTEIGGQGDTGNLLTTLSASPHLRVSASLPTPHPPPSTSYIFFHICDTGIGISQADLALLFQPFQQLDGGLNRKYQGTGLGLVLARKLAQLHGGDITVASEVGRGSCFTLKLPDVSQSTEIVAPLGKEVRS, encoded by the coding sequence ATGCTGATCGTAGAAGATGTCCAGGCAGATGCTGAGCTGATTTTCCTTGCCCTGGAAGCCGCAAACATTGAATTTGACTATGCAGTTACAGATTCTCTAGGAAACTTTCAACAACTGTTGAGCGAGCAGCCCTGGGATGTGGTACTTGCCGACTATCGGTTGAAAGGGTTTACTGCCTATCAGGTTTTGGAGGTATTGCAGCAGTTGGGACGCCAGATTCCCCTGATTTTAGTGACGGGTAGTTTGGGGGAAGAAGCTGCTGTAGATTGCATCAAAGCAGGCATGACCGACTATGTTCTGAAGGATCGATTGTTTCGGTTGCCCATGGTGTTGGAGCGATCGCTGCGCGAATTTGACCTCAACCGCCAGCAGCAATTGGCAATGGCTCAAATTCACCAGCAAGCCCAGCGAGAAGCCATTATTAATCGCATCGTTCAGGCAATGCGCGAAACCCTGGTCCTGGATGAGGTGTTGCAAACAACCGTCAACCTCTTGCAAGAAGCGTTACAAACAACTGGCTGTGCCATCCTCCGCCCTGAGCAAACCTGTGCTGAAATTGCTGTGCGGTATGTCAGCGAAGCCACCCTTGAGAAGGAAATTTTTTCTGGTGTCCGCTGTACGGTTTGCAACTATTACAAGCCTGCGATGGAGCAGGGCAATACCGTAGCGTTTAGCCAGGTTGAACAAATTCCAGAACTCACAGCGCGAGACTTTGCCGTTCAACTGGGTGTCCGTTCGGCACTGATCACTCCCCTCGCTTATCAGCAAAATTTCTTCGGGGCAATTTGTCTGATGCAGTGCGATCGCGAACGCGAGTGGACGGCAGATGAGACTTCTATGGTACGGGCGATCGCAGACCAGTGTGCGATCGCCATTCACCAGACACAATTGTTTGGCCAGGTGCAACAACAGGCAAAACAAGAGCAACTGCTCAACCAGATTGGACGTGCCCTCAATTCCAGTCTTGACCCAAACTATATTTTGCAAAAGATTGTAAACCTGACAGGGGAATGCTTTGGGGTTGACCGGGTGATAATTTTTGCGATTCAGTCAAACCAGATTCGGATCACCCATGAATGGCGTGCAACGGATCGGATTGTATCAATGTTAGACTTTGCAGCGCCCATTTCAGGCTGGCCTGACCTGATCGACCCAGCGACCCATACCTTCTCCCCAGAGCCGTTTCATGCTCCCAATTATGCTACGGTTCAAAGCACCCCTGCTCGGCAAGATATCCTGTATAAAAGGCAAACCCTTTCCTTGTTAAGCGTGCCCATTTTTATTCGTGACCAGTTCTTTGGGGGCGTAGACCTTCACACCACAACGACTTACCGAAGCTTCAGTCAGGACGAAATTCATCTACTGCAACGGATTGCAGACCAGGCTGCGATCGCCCTCTACAATGCCCAAAGTTATGAACGCATGGAACAACTGGTGCAGGAACGAACCTACGAGCTAGAGCAAGAGAAACGGCTCTCTGATGCAGCTAATCGCACCAAAAGTGAGTTTCTTGCCAACATGAGTCATGAGTTGCGCACTCCCCTGACGGGTATTCTGGGATTTTCTAGTCTGTTACTCAAGCAAATTTTTGGACCGCTAACCCCTAAGCAACAGCAATATATTGAAAACATCACCTCCTGCGGGGAGCATCTGCTGGCACTGATTAATGATCTGCTGGATCTTTCCAAAGTGGAAGCTGGCAGGGAAGAACTGTTCCTGGAATCTGTAGATGTTCGAGAAATTAGTGAGATTTGTATTTCCTCGATTCAAGCTCAAGCAGACAAGCAAGGGTTGCAACTGGTCCTGGAAATTGCCTCAGATATTACAACCTGCACCGCTGACCATCGCCGCTTGAAACAGATCTTGCTCAATTTACTTTCTAACGCGGTCAAATTTACGGAAGCAGGCGGAGTGACACTGGCAATAGAGAGAAGAGGGGAGTCAGGAGTCAGGAGTCAGGAGCCAGAAGGGGAGAAGGCAGAGGGCAACCCTTGGCGTGAGCGCTCAATCGAACGAGGGCAGAGGGTAGAAGGGGAAAGGGACACGGAGATAGGGGGACAGGGAGACACGGGGAATTTATTAACGACACTCTCTGCGTCTCCGCATCTCCGCGTCTCCGCATCTCTCCCCACCCCCCACCCCCCACCCTCCACTTCCTATATCTTTTTCCATATCTGCGATACAGGGATTGGTATCTCCCAGGCTGACCTGGCGTTGCTATTTCAACCCTTTCAACAATTAGACGGGGGGCTGAATCGAAAATATCAAGGAACGGGTTTGGGGTTGGTGCTGGCGCGTAAACTGGCTCAACTGCATGGGGGCGATATTACCGTTGCTTCCGAGGTGGGACGGGGTAGTTGTTTTACCTTAAAACTACCAGACGTGAGCCAGTCAACCGAAATTGTGGCTCCTCTGGGGAAAGAAGTTAGGAGTTAG
- a CDS encoding response regulator, with translation MTDWNESILNTEPNRILLVEDDPNDVELVRLALNDYRFVNQIDVAIDGEQALIYLLGQANTSPRPLPRLVLLDLKLPKINGIRVLQTLRSHARTQKLVVVVMTSSQEDSDLNTCYDLGINSYVVKPLDFQQFLSVARDVGLYWMFLNKPPLFSSE, from the coding sequence ATGACTGATTGGAATGAAAGCATTCTGAATACCGAGCCGAATCGCATTTTGTTGGTAGAAGATGACCCCAATGATGTGGAATTGGTTCGGTTAGCATTGAATGACTATCGTTTTGTCAACCAAATTGATGTTGCAATAGACGGTGAGCAGGCATTGATTTATCTATTGGGACAGGCAAACACCTCCCCCCGCCCCCTGCCCCGCTTAGTTTTGCTGGATCTGAAACTACCTAAAATTAATGGTATCCGAGTGTTGCAAACCCTACGGAGCCACGCCAGAACCCAAAAACTGGTGGTTGTCGTAATGACCTCCTCCCAGGAAGACAGCGACCTGAATACTTGCTACGATTTGGGGATTAATAGTTATGTTGTCAAGCCTTTAGATTTTCAGCAATTTCTAAGTGTTGCCCGTGATGTCGGGCTTTACTGGATGTTCTTGAATAAACCCCCCCTATTTTCCTCGGAATAG
- a CDS encoding PAS domain S-box protein has protein sequence MKIPSPTPSSPSSPPRFPDRLLGIYVLLGAVWILGADWIIAAIAPDSVSPIHLQNLKSWLLLLVSAWIFHRLLPRFSAPEVVAQPQVEAEAVLQKTKQALHETQQFQLLTLHKISQTTLCTGSLNLALQDIVEEVSGATGYPIIAIERYDKARQVMVFEGVKGIPLPTTGKPLEVPVDQTASGTVAHTGQPLIKTYAAQEPKKCDSNETLSNLGIRTFVCVPLTINQDTIGTLSLAHPEVVQPDSNFLQWITSLANYLALLIDHKRSETALQNSEVRFRQVAENIHEVFWMSSIDKNELLYISPAYEEIWGRTCESLYQNPRSFLDAIHPDDQERILAKLPQQKQGGYSQEYRIVQPNGSIRWIWDQAFPVRDDEGQVYRIVGVAQDITERKQAEAALQRSETRYRIVVEDQTELIGRFLPDTTVLFVNEAYCRFFELNREEVIGKSYAPLIVEEDRDRVAQLINSLTQENPFITFEDRVFARGEIRCLQWNCRAFFGQNGEYLEFQAVGRDVTELKRAITALQESEMRFQAFMNHSPASAWISDAEGRMIYLSQTYFRMFQFPQEDAVGKTVFDLYPTEIAQQFLNNMRTVVETNQVLELIEVAPRPDGTLGDFLVYKFPIPGLPEKHLVGGVAIDITDRTRAELALRESEAFLKLALDFTNIGSWDWHLDTNEVIWNENHARLLGLVPSEIEPSYQLWRDRVHPDDLDRVEQTTRRALETQTNFEAEYRVIYPDGSLHWLIGRARGVYDDSGRAVRMIGVILDITDRKQAEQEIQLLNQTLEYHNLELETLVEQRTAELSTLINTLPDYIFVIDRKQMKFLFCNDRNAEFIGVTNRQQVEGKTLFECFPPEMATNFAAENQQVFESGEPIHFQASYPTPRGTLHVDTYKIPLKLPNGETYALIGASRDITELVKTRQQIADRTIQLEAANRELESFSYSVSHDLRAPLRHVNGFVVALTDQLCQNGHLSDPKVQRYLQIIQDSSQKMGQLIDGLLTLSRLGRRQMVDVPVNLSQLVETSLTQLTEGVTPDNASKIASDRQPTEFVVGSLPVAMGDATLLQQVFVNLLDNAIKFSRDSNPARIEVGALSDGTIFVRDNGVGFQMEYADQLFGAFQRLHSQAEFEGTGIGLAIVQRIIHRHGGSIWAESQPGQGTTFFFKISNRREDSGHP, from the coding sequence ATGAAAATTCCCTCCCCCACCCCCTCTTCCCCCTCTTCCCCCCCTCGTTTCCCTGACAGGTTACTTGGAATCTATGTTTTGCTTGGAGCGGTTTGGATTCTGGGTGCTGATTGGATAATTGCAGCGATCGCCCCCGATTCGGTGTCCCCAATTCACCTGCAAAACCTGAAAAGTTGGCTCCTTCTCCTGGTGTCAGCCTGGATATTTCATCGGCTTCTGCCCCGGTTCTCGGCTCCAGAGGTTGTGGCACAACCCCAAGTAGAGGCAGAGGCAGTTTTGCAGAAAACCAAACAAGCCCTTCATGAGACTCAGCAATTCCAATTACTCACACTCCATAAAATTTCCCAAACTACCCTTTGTACCGGCTCTCTCAATCTGGCATTGCAGGACATTGTCGAAGAGGTTAGTGGTGCGACGGGATATCCAATTATTGCGATCGAACGATACGATAAAGCTCGCCAGGTCATGGTGTTTGAAGGTGTCAAAGGGATTCCCCTGCCCACCACTGGCAAACCGCTAGAGGTTCCCGTAGACCAGACCGCATCGGGCACCGTTGCCCACACCGGACAACCCCTGATTAAAACCTATGCTGCTCAAGAGCCGAAGAAATGCGATTCAAATGAAACTTTGAGCAATTTGGGCATTCGAACCTTCGTTTGTGTCCCCTTAACGATTAATCAGGATACGATCGGCACCCTGAGTTTGGCGCATCCTGAAGTCGTTCAACCTGACAGCAATTTTCTGCAATGGATTACCAGTCTAGCGAACTACCTGGCACTACTCATCGATCACAAACGCTCTGAAACAGCGCTCCAGAATAGCGAAGTGCGCTTCCGACAGGTGGCTGAAAATATCCACGAAGTTTTCTGGATGTCATCCATTGATAAAAATGAACTTCTGTATATTAGCCCTGCTTATGAAGAGATTTGGGGACGAACCTGTGAAAGCCTCTACCAAAATCCCCGATCGTTTCTGGATGCCATCCATCCAGACGATCAGGAACGAATCCTGGCAAAACTTCCTCAGCAAAAGCAAGGAGGATACAGCCAGGAATACCGGATTGTACAGCCCAATGGCTCGATCCGCTGGATTTGGGATCAGGCTTTCCCGGTCAGGGATGATGAAGGGCAGGTCTACCGCATCGTGGGTGTTGCCCAGGACATTACTGAGCGAAAACAGGCGGAGGCGGCATTACAACGGAGCGAAACTCGCTATCGTATCGTTGTTGAGGATCAGACTGAACTGATTGGACGGTTTTTACCGGATACCACAGTCCTCTTTGTCAACGAAGCCTATTGTCGCTTTTTTGAACTGAACCGGGAGGAGGTGATTGGGAAATCCTACGCACCATTGATTGTTGAAGAAGATCGCGATCGAGTTGCTCAACTAATTAACTCTTTGACCCAAGAGAATCCATTCATTACATTTGAAGATCGAGTTTTCGCCAGGGGAGAAATTCGCTGCTTACAGTGGAACTGCCGTGCTTTCTTTGGTCAAAACGGTGAATATCTTGAATTTCAGGCAGTGGGACGAGACGTAACCGAGCTTAAACGGGCGATAACTGCTCTCCAGGAGAGTGAAATGAGGTTTCAGGCATTTATGAATCACAGTCCAGCATCTGCCTGGATTAGCGATGCAGAGGGTCGCATGATTTACCTGAGTCAAACCTACTTCAGGATGTTCCAGTTTCCTCAAGAAGATGCGGTTGGCAAAACCGTTTTTGACCTCTACCCAACGGAAATTGCCCAACAGTTTCTTAACAATATGCGTACCGTTGTTGAAACGAATCAGGTGTTGGAGCTGATCGAAGTGGCTCCCCGCCCAGATGGTACCCTTGGTGATTTTTTGGTCTATAAATTCCCGATTCCAGGATTGCCTGAAAAGCACCTGGTGGGTGGGGTGGCAATTGACATTACCGATCGTACACGGGCAGAATTAGCCCTGCGGGAAAGCGAAGCATTTCTTAAACTGGCGTTAGATTTTACCAACATTGGTAGTTGGGACTGGCACCTCGACACCAATGAAGTGATCTGGAACGAGAATCATGCCCGATTGTTGGGGTTGGTTCCATCTGAGATAGAACCGAGTTACCAACTATGGCGCGATCGGGTGCATCCTGACGACCTCGATCGGGTTGAACAAACCACTCGGCGTGCCCTGGAAACCCAGACAAACTTTGAAGCTGAATATCGGGTCATTTATCCCGATGGCAGTTTGCACTGGCTAATTGGCAGAGCGCGGGGCGTTTACGACGATTCCGGTCGGGCTGTGCGCATGATTGGGGTAATTCTAGATATTACCGATCGCAAACAGGCAGAACAGGAAATTCAACTGCTCAACCAAACCCTGGAATACCACAACCTTGAACTGGAAACCCTGGTTGAACAACGCACCGCTGAGCTTTCAACGCTAATCAATACCCTACCCGATTACATTTTTGTCATCGATCGTAAGCAGATGAAATTTCTGTTCTGTAATGACCGAAATGCTGAATTTATTGGCGTTACCAACCGGCAACAGGTGGAAGGAAAAACTTTGTTTGAATGCTTTCCACCTGAAATGGCAACTAATTTTGCAGCGGAAAACCAGCAGGTGTTTGAGTCTGGTGAACCGATCCACTTTCAAGCGTCCTATCCCACCCCTCGCGGCACCCTGCACGTTGACACCTACAAAATTCCTCTGAAGCTGCCAAATGGAGAAACCTATGCTTTGATTGGTGCCTCCCGTGACATTACCGAGTTAGTGAAAACCCGTCAACAAATTGCCGATCGCACCATTCAGTTAGAGGCGGCCAATCGGGAACTGGAATCCTTTTCCTATTCTGTCTCCCACGACCTGCGGGCACCGCTGAGGCATGTCAATGGCTTTGTGGTTGCCCTCACCGATCAGTTGTGCCAAAACGGGCATTTGAGCGATCCCAAAGTCCAGCGCTATCTCCAGATCATCCAGGACAGCAGCCAGAAGATGGGCCAGTTAATCGATGGTTTACTGACCCTATCGCGGTTGGGACGGCGGCAAATGGTTGATGTTCCTGTCAACCTGAGTCAACTGGTAGAAACCTCCCTGACCCAATTAACGGAAGGCGTTACCCCTGACAATGCTTCAAAAATTGCCAGCGATCGGCAGCCAACCGAATTTGTTGTGGGCAGCCTGCCTGTGGCAATGGGGGATGCTACTCTGTTGCAGCAGGTGTTTGTCAATTTGCTGGACAATGCGATTAAATTTAGCCGCGATAGCAATCCCGCCCGCATTGAAGTTGGCGCTTTATCTGACGGGACAATATTTGTTCGAGATAATGGGGTGGGGTTCCAGATGGAGTATGCAGACCAGCTATTTGGCGCATTTCAACGATTGCATTCTCAGGCAGAATTTGAAGGAACGGGAATTGGTTTGGCGATCGTTCAACGCATCATCCATCGGCATGGAGGAAGCATTTGGGCAGAAAGTCAGCCCGGTCAAGGAACTACGTTTTTCTTCAAAATTAGCAACCGTCGGGAAGATTCCGGGCATCCATAG
- a CDS encoding zinc ribbon domain-containing protein has translation MPECPRCHQAVDTQAIACPFCRTPLKAYGHPGVPLYRATGKEPLCLTCTYHEDDSCTFPQRPDAMECTLYSDRTKPNLTKTQPGYTGSFLVKTWFKRNLTWIMLLGLLLFSLLLVLLR, from the coding sequence ATGCCAGAATGTCCTCGTTGTCACCAAGCTGTTGATACTCAAGCGATCGCCTGCCCGTTTTGCCGGACTCCTTTAAAGGCGTATGGTCATCCAGGGGTTCCGCTCTATCGCGCAACTGGGAAAGAACCCCTCTGTTTGACCTGCACTTACCATGAAGACGATAGCTGCACGTTTCCTCAACGTCCTGATGCGATGGAATGTACGCTGTATAGCGATCGCACCAAACCAAACCTGACTAAAACGCAACCCGGCTATACCGGCAGTTTTCTGGTCAAAACCTGGTTCAAACGCAACCTCACCTGGATCATGCTGTTGGGCCTACTCCTATTTAGCCTGCTCCTAGTTCTGTTGAGATAG